A window of Chitinophaga sp. MM2321 contains these coding sequences:
- a CDS encoding DUF4998 domain-containing protein yields the protein MKKISNILYILLGVCVVAGCTKMDQYLDYTGHKELTYTGKVDSLKALSGDDRIKLSWLLIADPKISGVTIYYNSKSDSVVIPVNRTGGIDSMEYLFSNMPEGSYSFEVYTWNTAGIRSVPTYITGRSYGPNYKSGLLNRAITDAELKDDGNAIINWSQAEETTIGMEVTFTNSSGVQHLLQIPLTESSTVLEAYQPGSDFSYRTLFRPDSFAIDTFYAAATVRKVDYSGTLPPGF from the coding sequence ATGAAAAAAATATCCAACATACTTTATATACTACTGGGTGTATGCGTGGTGGCTGGTTGCACAAAAATGGACCAATACCTCGATTATACCGGCCACAAGGAACTCACCTACACCGGGAAAGTAGATTCGCTTAAAGCCCTTTCCGGAGACGACAGGATAAAACTTTCCTGGCTACTGATAGCAGATCCCAAAATATCCGGTGTAACGATCTACTATAACAGCAAAAGTGATTCTGTTGTCATCCCTGTAAACAGAACAGGCGGTATTGATTCCATGGAGTACCTTTTCTCCAACATGCCGGAAGGCTCTTATAGTTTTGAAGTCTACACCTGGAATACAGCAGGCATCCGTTCCGTACCTACTTACATTACCGGCAGGTCTTATGGCCCCAATTACAAAAGCGGGTTGCTCAACAGGGCCATCACCGACGCTGAATTAAAAGACGACGGGAATGCTATTATCAACTGGAGCCAGGCGGAAGAAACAACAATCGGCATGGAGGTGACATTTACCAACAGTAGCGGAGTACAGCACTTATTGCAAATACCACTCACCGAATCCTCCACCGTATTGGAGGCCTATCAACCCGGTAGTGATTTTTCTTACCGTACTTTATTCCGTCCGGACTCTTTTGCCATTGATACTTTCTATGCTGCTGCCACCGTCCGTAAAGTAGACTATTCTGGTACCCTCCCACCTGGGTTTTGA
- a CDS encoding DUF4855 domain-containing protein has translation MLKISFLLMMIISVAALPATTSCKEDQQKIITPEVPEKPTLPATYISDLALIYQGGTHRQPWTKDQLAPYIFRNTAKGPEWLFDGFLFIEFKDGMGNEYAEGYEPTPAGKKEWEWLLDRNFEPGKALHALEDVLDSLAKKNIQPTRKRKVVLTLPEPIRKLTNWGELNGKQLSFENTEDRIAACNWYVETALAKWKAANFKHIELMGFYWVAEQNTGAAEILPTVAKFIQSKQQRFYWIPYYGATGAANWQEMGFDIAYQQPNYFFNLASPYSILTGAIDFSKKHNMALEMEFDNRLMTQSAYRKKYVDYISEFQKYGAWDSLPVAYYEGGGAWLEMALSKDVEVKGLFNRLGDIIAERQKRTDKLAAP, from the coding sequence ATGCTTAAAATATCTTTCCTTTTAATGATGATCATATCAGTGGCGGCCTTACCTGCAACCACCTCCTGTAAAGAAGATCAACAGAAGATCATTACACCGGAAGTACCGGAAAAGCCTACACTTCCGGCTACGTACATTTCCGATCTTGCACTGATCTATCAGGGTGGCACACACCGGCAACCCTGGACCAAAGATCAGTTGGCACCCTACATTTTCCGCAACACGGCTAAAGGCCCCGAATGGTTGTTTGACGGCTTCCTGTTCATCGAATTCAAAGATGGCATGGGCAATGAATATGCAGAAGGCTATGAGCCCACACCTGCCGGAAAAAAAGAATGGGAATGGTTGCTCGACAGAAATTTCGAACCCGGTAAAGCACTACATGCACTCGAAGATGTGCTGGACAGTCTCGCAAAAAAGAATATCCAACCCACCCGCAAACGCAAGGTAGTACTCACGTTGCCAGAACCTATCCGCAAACTCACCAACTGGGGAGAACTCAATGGTAAGCAACTCAGTTTTGAAAACACGGAAGACCGGATAGCAGCCTGCAACTGGTACGTGGAAACGGCGCTGGCGAAATGGAAAGCGGCCAATTTCAAACACATAGAACTGATGGGATTCTACTGGGTAGCCGAACAGAATACCGGCGCAGCAGAGATCTTACCCACCGTAGCAAAGTTTATACAATCCAAACAACAGCGTTTCTACTGGATTCCTTATTACGGGGCTACCGGTGCGGCCAACTGGCAGGAAATGGGATTTGATATTGCCTATCAGCAACCCAATTACTTCTTTAATCTTGCATCCCCCTACTCCATCCTTACCGGCGCCATTGATTTTTCGAAAAAACACAACATGGCGTTGGAAATGGAATTTGACAACCGCCTGATGACCCAATCCGCCTACCGTAAAAAGTACGTCGATTACATCAGCGAATTTCAGAAATACGGTGCATGGGATAGCCTCCCCGTTGCCTACTATGAAGGCGGGGGCGCCTGGCTGGAAATGGCGCTCAGCAAAGATGTTGAAGTGAAAGGATTATTCAACAGACTGGGAGATATCATTGCGGAACGGCAAAAAAGAACGGACAAACTAGCTGCACCATGA
- a CDS encoding PepSY-associated TM helix domain-containing protein: MTFVSKKTAGKKTNSRSLFYRISAWLHLWLGLVSGIVVVIVCLTGCIWVFNEEITGWMEPHTFIAKQDKAIISPSQIIAIAGKEYPGKQVGYVLYREGKVIEANIGGRRGGSTLKLNPYTGEVISKVDRKEGEVSFFRWVLNGHRFLWMPFKIGRPIVNYSTLIFVITLISGMVLWWPKKWNKNTRNQSFKIKWGASFKRVNYDLHNVFGFYTLLLLFAIGITGMVWGIEWFSKGLYWVTAGGKQLPAMTEVKSDSLQAPNRKHTLAESMDITWHKVAANNATATGFYMGFPDTARLQSTISIIVYPSKGQYYNNKRYVFDQHTLAELKGNKLYAESFEEGTFATKLRRMNYDIHVGSILGLPGKFLAFFASLIGATLPVTGFLIWWGKKKKKKPEKTVVKKAAEKAMPV, translated from the coding sequence ATGACTTTTGTCTCAAAAAAAACAGCTGGAAAGAAAACAAATTCACGGTCGCTGTTCTATCGTATTTCAGCATGGCTGCATTTGTGGCTGGGGCTTGTATCAGGTATTGTGGTCGTAATTGTGTGTCTTACCGGCTGTATATGGGTATTTAACGAAGAAATTACCGGGTGGATGGAACCCCATACTTTTATAGCTAAGCAGGATAAAGCCATTATCAGTCCTTCACAGATTATAGCGATTGCCGGGAAGGAGTATCCGGGCAAGCAGGTAGGATATGTGCTGTATCGGGAAGGAAAAGTGATTGAAGCCAATATCGGTGGCAGAAGGGGAGGATCTACCCTGAAACTGAATCCCTACACGGGTGAAGTTATCAGTAAAGTAGACCGCAAAGAAGGCGAGGTCAGCTTTTTTCGATGGGTATTGAATGGCCACCGGTTTTTGTGGATGCCTTTTAAAATAGGCCGGCCTATTGTAAATTATAGTACGCTCATCTTTGTCATTACCCTTATCAGTGGTATGGTATTATGGTGGCCAAAGAAGTGGAATAAAAATACCCGTAATCAGAGCTTTAAAATAAAGTGGGGCGCCAGCTTCAAACGGGTGAATTATGATTTGCACAATGTATTTGGGTTTTATACCCTGCTGCTTTTATTTGCGATTGGTATAACGGGTATGGTATGGGGAATAGAATGGTTTAGCAAAGGACTGTATTGGGTGACAGCTGGTGGTAAACAGCTGCCGGCAATGACAGAAGTAAAATCTGATTCATTACAGGCGCCCAATAGAAAACATACACTGGCGGAATCGATGGATATTACCTGGCATAAAGTAGCCGCTAATAATGCCACAGCAACTGGTTTTTATATGGGTTTTCCCGATACGGCCAGGTTACAGTCTACTATATCTATTATTGTTTATCCCAGTAAAGGACAGTATTATAATAACAAGCGGTATGTTTTTGATCAGCATACGTTGGCAGAACTGAAAGGCAATAAGCTGTATGCAGAAAGTTTTGAGGAAGGAACTTTTGCTACCAAACTACGGCGTATGAACTACGATATCCATGTAGGGAGCATCTTAGGGCTTCCCGGAAAATTCCTGGCTTTCTTTGCCAGCCTTATTGGCGCTACCTTACCAGTTACCGGGTTCCTGATATGGTGGGGGAAAAAGAAAAAGAAGAAACCGGAGAAAACCGTGGTAAAGAAAGCGGCTGAAAAGGCGATGCCGGTATGA
- a CDS encoding DUF4374 domain-containing protein — translation MKNIKQLLYLVCSAMFLMTSCDKEEALSENGFDGGELQGLTKYVITATPVGTTGIADYLLTADDLDQGSITTAGNGIEQDGSYRYYVTHKGKFFSLLYGQGNPGAVTTYRLNKIGGLVKTSDFQTETVQVFTKVNDDLLLMKVPRSGNEFAAMFRISADSSRIVGEKQVNIVELAGNGERAHFTWATQVGDKVFAPYMSIKGCCSDAFGTAYPDSAWVAVFSYPDLKLEKVIRDNRTSFIGAYFTDGMAVVENGDVYAFSPSSATNNSIPVSTKPSAFIRILKGTTEFDKSYFFNVQEISGGHHISTQTYMGNGKFLLMMYGDANALTGDKKMALIDVYEKNFSWVKGAPDHILSSSAAYNNNTVSADGKMGYIGLNTADGSWVYKIDIATATATRGLKVDGGKITAITKMDY, via the coding sequence ATGAAAAATATAAAACAACTTTTATACCTGGTGTGCAGTGCCATGTTTTTAATGACATCCTGTGATAAGGAAGAGGCATTAAGTGAGAATGGTTTTGATGGGGGAGAATTACAGGGGCTTACCAAATATGTTATCACTGCTACACCGGTGGGTACCACCGGTATTGCAGATTACCTGCTCACGGCTGATGATCTTGATCAGGGTAGTATCACCACGGCGGGCAACGGTATTGAGCAGGATGGCTCTTACCGGTATTATGTTACACACAAAGGAAAATTTTTCAGCTTGTTATATGGACAGGGCAACCCGGGAGCAGTAACTACCTACCGGCTGAATAAGATTGGGGGGCTTGTAAAAACATCTGATTTCCAGACGGAAACGGTGCAGGTTTTTACCAAAGTGAATGATGATCTTTTATTGATGAAAGTACCCCGCAGCGGTAATGAGTTTGCCGCTATGTTCCGTATCAGTGCAGATTCTTCGCGGATTGTGGGCGAAAAGCAGGTAAATATTGTGGAGCTGGCCGGCAATGGCGAGCGGGCGCATTTTACCTGGGCTACACAGGTAGGTGATAAAGTTTTTGCACCTTATATGAGCATTAAGGGATGTTGCAGTGATGCCTTTGGTACGGCATATCCCGACAGCGCCTGGGTTGCGGTGTTTTCATATCCTGATCTGAAGCTGGAAAAAGTAATCCGGGATAACCGCACCAGTTTTATAGGCGCTTATTTTACCGATGGTATGGCGGTAGTGGAAAACGGAGATGTATATGCATTTTCACCTTCCTCAGCTACTAACAACAGTATCCCGGTTTCTACAAAACCTTCTGCTTTTATACGGATACTCAAAGGCACCACTGAGTTTGATAAAAGCTACTTCTTCAACGTACAGGAGATATCAGGCGGGCATCATATTTCTACACAAACGTATATGGGCAATGGCAAATTTTTGCTGATGATGTATGGAGATGCAAATGCATTAACAGGTGATAAGAAAATGGCGCTGATAGATGTTTATGAAAAGAATTTCTCCTGGGTGAAAGGTGCGCCGGACCATATTCTATCTTCTTCGGCGGCATATAATAACAATACGGTTTCCGCCGATGGTAAAATGGGTTATATCGGTCTTAATACCGCTGATGGTAGCTGGGTGTACAAAATTGACATTGCTACGGCAACGGCTACACGCGGACTTAAAGTAGATGGTGGCAAAATAACGGCTATCACCAAAATGGATTACTGA
- a CDS encoding TonB-dependent receptor — MHIKRVLLTSILCFLTFFSFSQSGENAAISGQLKDQSGTAIPGASIKLQHSNAYAVTDNEGFYIIRKLKPGKHALIISAVGFKGQQQAFELKPGEQLLLNITLEIAISEINTVSVIGRSTSQEVNRQAYNVTAIDAKKLYNSTLDLSHALDRVSGVRVRESGGLGSQMNFSLNGFTGKQVKFFLDGVPMDNFGSSFQLNNIPINLAERVEVYKGVVPIWLGSDALGGAINIVTSNSEHSYVDASYSFGSFNTHRSTLNAGYTSKSGFTLQLNAFQNYSDNNYWVRVNVADINSGAYYPRQRVRRFHDTYHNETMIINAGIVGKKYADKLLFGITLGQNNAEIQTGARMVSVFGDWHRKGNIVMPSVRYQVKDLFVKGLNFNLTGNYNLGQEQNIDTAYRRYNWFQQYKQYEGLGSERERSMYKYRNNNGLVTANLSYQLSEKHSFILNNVFNTFSRSGKDELYPNDEKYDQPKIVGKDILGLGYKFDYSEKWNTSVFVKNYSQQNKYSQSYNPSGSWGDVAYKTLKTKFSNVGYGLATTYFIKTNLQLKTSYEKSYRLPETEELFGDLLNLEGNIDLKPESSDNFNFGLSYQTHIQQVHRFSFDGNFLYRYAKDFIRPMLNANQTKQVNGNLADVTNLGVDGEIRYSFKQLFTTGVNMTYQNLRNNTKYEDGQKNVSPLYRDRIPNMPFLFGNADASLFFKNVLKKGNTLTLGYNLLYVHAYYLSWSSQGNDKLDIPRQFCQDVNVVYSLANGRYNVAVECKNLVDNRLYDNFTLQKPGRAFYAKLRYFISK, encoded by the coding sequence ATGCACATCAAAAGAGTTTTGCTGACAAGCATTTTATGTTTCCTTACCTTTTTTTCCTTTTCCCAGTCAGGTGAAAATGCCGCTATCAGTGGCCAGTTAAAAGATCAATCAGGAACAGCTATTCCCGGCGCTTCTATAAAGTTACAACATAGCAATGCTTATGCTGTTACTGATAATGAAGGGTTTTATATCATCAGAAAATTGAAGCCGGGAAAGCATGCATTAATAATATCTGCCGTTGGTTTTAAAGGCCAGCAGCAAGCATTTGAACTGAAACCAGGAGAACAGTTGTTGTTGAATATTACCCTGGAAATTGCCATCAGTGAAATTAATACGGTGTCGGTTATAGGACGTTCCACCAGTCAGGAAGTAAACCGGCAGGCTTATAATGTAACGGCCATTGATGCAAAGAAACTGTACAACTCTACACTGGATCTGTCGCATGCATTGGACCGGGTATCAGGTGTACGTGTACGCGAAAGCGGTGGCCTGGGTTCGCAGATGAACTTCTCACTGAATGGCTTTACAGGCAAGCAGGTGAAGTTTTTCCTCGATGGTGTACCCATGGATAATTTTGGTTCTTCCTTCCAGTTAAATAATATCCCGATCAACCTGGCAGAACGGGTAGAAGTGTATAAAGGTGTAGTTCCCATTTGGCTGGGTTCTGATGCACTGGGTGGTGCTATTAATATTGTTACCAGCAACAGCGAACATTCCTATGTAGATGCTTCCTATTCCTTTGGCTCCTTTAATACACACCGGTCTACACTCAACGCAGGATATACCTCCAAATCCGGATTCACCCTGCAATTGAATGCTTTTCAGAATTATTCTGATAATAATTATTGGGTGCGGGTGAATGTAGCTGATATTAATTCAGGAGCATATTATCCACGGCAGCGCGTACGCAGGTTTCATGACACCTATCATAATGAAACCATGATCATCAATGCCGGTATCGTAGGAAAAAAATATGCTGATAAATTATTGTTCGGCATCACATTAGGACAGAATAATGCAGAAATACAGACCGGCGCGCGTATGGTCAGTGTATTCGGCGACTGGCACCGGAAAGGTAATATCGTGATGCCCAGCGTGAGATACCAGGTAAAAGATCTCTTTGTTAAAGGATTGAACTTTAACCTGACAGGGAATTATAACCTGGGACAGGAACAGAATATAGATACGGCATACCGCCGCTATAACTGGTTCCAGCAGTACAAACAATACGAGGGTCTGGGCAGTGAGCGGGAACGTTCCATGTATAAGTACCGTAATAATAATGGGTTGGTAACCGCCAACCTGAGTTATCAGCTCAGCGAAAAACATTCGTTTATACTCAATAATGTTTTTAATACGTTTAGCCGTTCAGGTAAGGATGAATTATATCCGAACGATGAAAAATATGATCAGCCCAAAATAGTCGGGAAGGATATACTGGGCCTGGGTTATAAATTTGATTATAGTGAGAAATGGAATACCTCCGTTTTTGTGAAAAACTATTCACAGCAGAATAAGTATTCACAAAGCTACAATCCAAGCGGAAGCTGGGGCGATGTTGCTTATAAGACACTGAAAACAAAGTTCAGCAATGTGGGCTACGGACTGGCGACTACCTATTTCATCAAAACAAATCTTCAGTTAAAAACGTCTTATGAAAAAAGTTATCGCCTACCCGAAACAGAAGAGTTGTTTGGGGATCTGCTCAACCTGGAAGGGAATATAGACCTAAAGCCTGAAAGCAGCGATAACTTTAATTTTGGACTGAGTTATCAGACGCATATTCAACAGGTGCATCGCTTCAGTTTTGACGGAAACTTTTTGTACCGCTATGCCAAAGACTTTATCCGGCCTATGTTGAATGCCAATCAGACCAAACAGGTAAACGGCAACCTGGCGGATGTAACCAACCTGGGCGTGGATGGAGAGATCCGGTATTCCTTTAAGCAACTGTTTACCACCGGCGTAAACATGACCTATCAAAACTTGCGCAACAATACAAAATATGAAGACGGGCAGAAGAATGTAAGCCCGCTCTACAGGGATCGTATTCCTAATATGCCTTTCCTGTTTGGTAATGCAGATGCTTCCCTCTTTTTTAAGAATGTACTCAAAAAAGGTAATACACTCACACTGGGGTATAATTTATTGTATGTACATGCTTACTATCTCTCGTGGTCCAGTCAGGGAAATGATAAGCTGGATATACCCCGGCAGTTTTGCCAGGATGTAAATGTGGTGTACAGTCTTGCTAACGGGCGATACAATGTGGCTGTGGAATGTAAGAACCTCGTGGATAACAGGCTCTATGACAATTTCACGCTGCAAAAGCCGGGCAGGGCTTTCTACGCGAAGCTCCGCTACTTCATAAGTAAATAA